Proteins encoded in a region of the Streptomyces sp. NBC_00258 genome:
- a CDS encoding nSTAND1 domain-containing NTPase, which yields MWPEEHEQEARFGPELRRRREAEGWSLTELAGRVNYTKGHINRVENEQKRPSEEFARACDRALGARGVLLALAAAGPQLCPYPGLAPFGMDDERWFFGRERAAAELVCLLGDRSTDGRPVVVIGPSGAGKSSLLRAGLAPAAARGGLPGRQPGTPAVLYLTPTARPMAELRTHDERRPLDTHALVIVDQFEELFTLCGDEAERDAFTDELCRLAQAGLPVVAGVRADFYGYCLAHPQLRAALRTRSLPLGPMTRAELRQAITEPAAVAGLTLEPGLAEVLLRDLGDHAGEAGVLPLLSHTLRSTWQHRDDGVLTVAGYERTGGVHGAVAATAERAYSRLAPEEQEAARPVLLSLVRIGEGTDDTRRRADRSELAADERAEAVVEEFTRSRLLTADAEHVEISHEALLRSWPRLREWINANRVGLLVRQRLTDDATAWQAAGRDGSHLYRGTRLAAAGEWHDVRSGRAGTLECAFLEASHRHQRRGTRRMRQLMAVMAALALTALVAAGFAVDGKREADLQADRAVSARLSTEADAVRPRDPALAAHLALAGFQVEHTPQAHGALIGSSAPPYATRYVTGGLTEVTAWNSSPDGRILAEGTARGDVRVWSTQEQQSHRPVTMTAAKREINQVAVHPRHVLAVAAGDDPVRLWDLKDLRGTSRPPRLPDLSNGKGRVVALEFSADGSRLVIGNDQGQLALWNTSNPRHPERLRTWQAYDAQILDLSVSRDGRTLATVDVNYRVLVWNVTAPDAPRSRSVPRTKRKQDVETVALAPDARTLALGADQFVLLSHLTRTSAPTAPQELYTSPSMVTDLAFSADGTALAMGDIDAHARVWDVSDVWSKRSWETTLRLTLDQPDRVVRLRFGPRSDALIVGTRTGGSRLWHPLPPLAGHSEALNRPKTSPNRKLTITTSTDGTARLWRISGTQAPLPIGAPLTCKGLPLSGAAFSSNGRRIALTTRAPENSDTNDPSTWTAMCLWNVADPTQPRWLGYGRAHRENHINDVAFSPDGKTLVTGANGVGALVVWDISNPAAPDPHTILPLQSVTSLVFLDATGVLVVGTQKAGVQLWDIDTPHAPHRVLRLPDAPSAASLAYAADRHTLAAGSYDQLVYLWDLSHPSAPVALPPLRGHKGTVWQVDLDASGKHLLTTSGTSPGPTRVWNLDDPHRPMQNAAVEGATGLGVLTNDSRGFLATTSDFALRRWSTDVPAAVQALCQAAGSPLTAEEHDLYDIEGIGTPCT from the coding sequence GTGTGGCCGGAGGAGCACGAGCAGGAGGCGCGGTTCGGGCCGGAGCTACGCCGCAGACGCGAGGCCGAGGGCTGGTCGCTGACAGAGCTCGCCGGGAGGGTGAACTACACCAAGGGGCACATCAACCGGGTGGAGAACGAGCAGAAGCGGCCCAGTGAGGAGTTCGCCCGCGCCTGCGACCGTGCACTCGGCGCGAGGGGCGTGCTGCTCGCGCTCGCGGCAGCCGGCCCCCAGCTGTGCCCGTATCCGGGGCTGGCGCCGTTCGGGATGGACGATGAACGCTGGTTCTTCGGCAGGGAGCGGGCGGCCGCGGAGCTTGTGTGCCTGTTGGGGGACCGGAGTACGGACGGACGTCCGGTGGTGGTCATCGGCCCGTCGGGGGCGGGCAAGTCCTCCCTCTTGCGGGCCGGGCTGGCCCCGGCGGCGGCACGCGGCGGCCTGCCGGGGCGACAGCCGGGAACCCCAGCCGTGCTCTACCTGACGCCGACAGCCCGGCCTATGGCGGAGCTTCGCACCCACGACGAGCGCAGGCCGCTGGACACCCATGCGCTGGTGATCGTGGACCAGTTCGAGGAACTGTTCACACTCTGTGGCGATGAGGCCGAGCGGGACGCTTTCACCGACGAACTGTGCCGGCTCGCCCAGGCCGGCCTTCCTGTGGTGGCCGGTGTGCGCGCCGACTTCTACGGATACTGCCTGGCCCACCCCCAGCTGCGCGCTGCGCTGCGGACCCGCTCGCTGCCCCTGGGCCCGATGACCCGCGCCGAACTCCGCCAGGCGATCACTGAGCCAGCCGCCGTGGCCGGACTGACCCTGGAGCCGGGCCTGGCGGAGGTCCTGCTGCGGGACCTGGGAGACCATGCGGGCGAAGCCGGTGTCCTGCCCCTGCTGTCCCATACCCTGCGCTCCACCTGGCAGCACCGTGACGACGGCGTTCTCACTGTTGCCGGGTACGAGCGCACCGGCGGGGTGCACGGTGCCGTCGCCGCGACGGCCGAGCGCGCCTACAGCCGACTCGCCCCGGAGGAGCAGGAGGCCGCCCGCCCGGTGCTATTGAGCCTGGTCCGCATCGGCGAGGGCACGGACGACACCCGTCGCCGCGCGGACCGGAGCGAACTGGCTGCCGACGAGCGAGCCGAAGCCGTGGTCGAAGAATTCACCCGCTCCCGGCTGCTGACCGCCGACGCCGAGCACGTCGAGATCAGCCACGAGGCGCTACTGCGATCCTGGCCCCGGCTGCGGGAGTGGATCAATGCCAACCGGGTCGGGCTCCTGGTACGCCAGCGGCTCACGGACGACGCCACCGCCTGGCAAGCCGCGGGTCGTGACGGCAGCCATCTCTACCGCGGGACCAGACTCGCGGCGGCCGGCGAGTGGCACGACGTCCGCTCCGGCCGGGCCGGGACCTTGGAGTGTGCCTTCCTCGAGGCGAGCCATCGGCACCAGCGGCGCGGTACCCGGCGCATGCGGCAGCTGATGGCGGTCATGGCGGCCCTCGCCCTGACCGCCCTGGTCGCGGCCGGGTTTGCCGTTGACGGCAAACGCGAGGCCGACCTCCAGGCCGACAGGGCGGTCTCCGCCCGGCTGAGCACCGAGGCCGATGCCGTACGGCCGAGAGATCCCGCGCTCGCGGCACACCTCGCCCTGGCCGGATTCCAGGTGGAGCACACCCCGCAGGCGCACGGCGCGCTGATCGGCTCGTCGGCTCCGCCGTACGCCACCCGTTACGTGACCGGCGGCCTGACCGAGGTGACCGCGTGGAACAGCAGCCCTGACGGGCGGATCCTCGCGGAGGGGACCGCACGGGGAGATGTGCGGGTGTGGAGTACGCAGGAGCAACAGTCGCACCGCCCGGTGACCATGACAGCGGCGAAGAGGGAGATCAACCAAGTCGCGGTGCATCCACGCCACGTGCTGGCCGTCGCCGCGGGTGATGATCCGGTACGGCTGTGGGATCTCAAGGACTTGCGCGGTACAAGTCGGCCGCCGCGTCTGCCCGACCTGAGCAACGGCAAGGGCCGCGTCGTGGCCCTGGAGTTCAGCGCAGACGGCAGCCGTCTGGTCATCGGAAACGACCAGGGCCAACTGGCATTGTGGAACACCTCGAACCCGCGCCATCCGGAACGACTGCGCACATGGCAGGCATACGACGCCCAGATCCTCGACCTGTCCGTGAGCCGTGACGGCCGCACCCTGGCCACCGTGGACGTCAACTACCGGGTCCTAGTGTGGAACGTCACCGCCCCTGATGCGCCACGATCCCGCTCCGTACCACGGACGAAGCGGAAGCAGGACGTCGAAACGGTCGCGCTCGCCCCCGACGCCCGTACCTTGGCTCTTGGCGCGGACCAATTCGTCCTCCTCTCGCATTTGACGCGGACCAGCGCGCCTACCGCACCGCAAGAGCTCTACACGTCTCCCAGCATGGTGACCGATCTTGCGTTCAGCGCCGACGGGACCGCGCTGGCCATGGGCGACATCGACGCCCACGCGCGGGTATGGGATGTAAGCGATGTCTGGAGCAAAAGGAGCTGGGAGACGACGCTACGCCTGACGCTCGACCAACCCGACCGCGTCGTGCGTCTCAGGTTCGGCCCGCGCAGTGACGCTCTCATCGTCGGAACACGCACCGGAGGCAGCCGCCTCTGGCACCCGCTCCCCCCGCTGGCCGGACACAGCGAAGCACTGAACAGACCGAAAACCAGCCCGAACCGCAAACTGACGATCACCACGAGCACGGATGGCACCGCGCGTCTATGGCGTATCTCCGGCACCCAGGCGCCGCTCCCGATCGGCGCACCCCTCACCTGCAAGGGACTCCCCCTCAGCGGCGCCGCATTCAGCTCCAACGGACGCAGAATCGCCCTCACCACGCGCGCCCCCGAGAACTCCGACACGAACGACCCATCGACATGGACCGCCATGTGCCTGTGGAATGTCGCCGACCCCACGCAGCCGAGATGGTTGGGCTATGGCCGCGCGCACCGCGAGAACCACATCAACGACGTCGCGTTCAGTCCCGACGGAAAGACCCTCGTCACTGGCGCCAATGGTGTAGGTGCCCTCGTCGTCTGGGACATCTCCAACCCTGCCGCTCCGGACCCGCACACGATCCTTCCCCTTCAGAGCGTGACATCGCTCGTATTCCTTGACGCGACCGGCGTGCTCGTCGTCGGCACCCAAAAAGCAGGCGTCCAGTTGTGGGACATCGACACACCGCACGCACCCCACCGCGTCCTGCGTCTCCCTGACGCCCCGAGCGCGGCCAGCCTCGCCTACGCCGCCGACAGGCACACACTCGCAGCAGGCTCCTACGACCAACTCGTCTACCTGTGGGACCTCTCGCATCCCTCCGCTCCGGTAGCGCTGCCTCCCCTACGGGGGCACAAAGGCACGGTCTGGCAGGTCGACCTCGACGCATCCGGGAAACACCTGCTGACCACCAGCGGCACCTCTCCCGGCCCAACCCGCGTATGGAACCTGGATGACCCGCACCGCCCGATGCAGAACGCCGCCGTCGAGGGAGCAACCGGACTGGGCGTCCTCACCAACGATTCAAGGGGATTCCTCGCCACCACGTCCGACTTCGCACTCCGGCGCTGGAGCACCGATGTACCCGCCGCTGTACAAGCCCTGTGCCAGGCAGCCGGCAGCCCACTGACAGCAGAAGAACACGACCTGTACGACATCGAGGGCATTGGTACACCGTGTACCTGA
- a CDS encoding CHAP domain-containing protein produces the protein MPKNTSHPPTLARAALLTTTAAVLALSPTIADARTTTPAAVGRDASSQVGAPAGERQQIVDRAVSALATPKKFRLTRGGTIYTSTPASGYNYLGRGGSNANLNVYNGYRGLPWCGHFAAAMWKHRNVPRNYWSSQAWRTGLGDRFHAYSPNRLPQPGDVLVWTNNGDSAHGHVGVVVAVAGRTVTTIEGNVNPYRDSIARKSYQWTGSGPAMSGKTFRGFASHP, from the coding sequence ATGCCGAAAAACACCAGCCACCCGCCGACACTGGCCAGAGCCGCCCTCCTGACCACCACGGCCGCTGTCCTTGCCCTGTCCCCGACGATCGCTGACGCGCGTACCACCACCCCGGCGGCCGTCGGGCGCGACGCATCATCCCAAGTGGGGGCGCCCGCCGGCGAGCGCCAGCAGATCGTCGACCGCGCCGTCAGCGCCCTGGCCACACCCAAGAAGTTCCGTCTCACCCGGGGCGGCACGATCTACACCAGCACCCCCGCATCCGGCTACAACTACCTGGGCCGGGGCGGCAGCAACGCCAACCTCAACGTGTACAACGGCTACAGAGGGCTCCCCTGGTGCGGCCACTTCGCCGCCGCCATGTGGAAGCATCGGAACGTCCCTCGCAACTACTGGAGTTCGCAGGCGTGGCGCACCGGCCTGGGCGACCGTTTCCACGCCTACTCACCCAACCGGCTCCCCCAGCCCGGAGACGTACTGGTGTGGACCAACAACGGTGACAGCGCCCACGGCCACGTCGGCGTCGTTGTAGCCGTCGCCGGACGCACCGTCACCACCATCGAGGGCAACGTCAATCCCTACCGGGACAGCATCGCCCGCAAGTCCTATCAGTGGACCGGATCCGGCCCCGCGATGTCCGGAAAGACCTTCCGCGGGTTTGCCTCCCACCCCTGA